A genomic window from Camelina sativa cultivar DH55 chromosome 2, Cs, whole genome shotgun sequence includes:
- the LOC104724431 gene encoding pre-rRNA-processing protein TSR1 homolog isoform X1, which translates to MVHSQVQVNKAHKTKFSSKSSRKLHKTSHQDGGRIRKSDSSSVKGAKAARVQRGKMLREQKRAAVLKEKRASGGLNSAPRVIVLFPLSASVELNSLGQDVLKLLASDGSGIASSTVASSEYKLRATVLKAPHGDILTCMEMAKVADLMAFVASASSPWEENKSNFIDSFGSQCLSVLRTIGLPSTTVLIRDLPSDLKKKNEMKKMCASQIASEFPEDCKFYPADTRDELHKFMWLFKAQRLTVPHWRSQRPYVVAQKVGMVVDDESSGNCTLLLSGYLRARKLSVNQLVHVSGVGDFQFSKIEILKDPFPLNERKNQNTMELDVSHDEEVLKSLIPDPIKQEPLIVENTPDPLAGEQTWPTEEEMAEADKNQKQGKLKKRNLPRGTSEYQAAWIVDDTDEENSNDGESDDDGMVLDRGEDSNHERRYDQDFEDDGKSLNVRDFDSATQNDSEMMDDEDLTEEQIKEEIKKIKEAHAEDEEFPDEVETPIDVPARRRFAKYRGLKSFRTSTWDPNESLPQDYARIFAFDNVARTQKLVLKQALKMEEEDRDDCVPTGSYVRMHIKEVPLGAASKLSPLVNTTKPIIGFGLLQHESKMSVLHFSVKKYDGYEAPIKTKEELVFHVGFRQFIARPVFSTDNFSSDKHKMERFLHPGGFSLASIYGPISFPPLPLVVLKISEGSGAPAVAALGSLKSVEPNKIILKKIILTGYPQRVSKMKASVRYMFHNPEDVKWFKPVEVWSKCGRRGRVKEPVGTHGAMKCIFNGVVQQHDIVCMNLYKRAYPKWPERLYPQLL; encoded by the exons ATGGTACACTCTCAAGTTCAAGTTAACAAAGCTCACAAGACTAAATTCTCCTCTAAATCTTCTCGCAAACTCCACAAAACATCACACCAAG ATGGCGGCAGGATTAGGAAATCGGATAGTAGCTCTGTTAAAGGTGCTAAAGCTGCTCGTGTTCAGCGTGGCAAGATGCTTAGAGAGCAGAAAAGGGCTGCAgttttgaaagagaagagagcatCAGGAGGATTAAACAGTGCTCCTCGTGTTATC GTCTTGTTTCCCCTCTCGGCTTCTGTTGAGTTGAATTCACTTGGTCAAGATGTTTTAAAGTTACTAGCTTCTGATGGTTCTGGTATTGCTTCTTCAACGGTTGCATCTTCTGAGTATAAGCTAAGAGCAACT GTGTTAAAGGCGCCTCATGGAGATATTTTGACATGTATGGAAATGGCCAAG GTTGCTGATTTGATGGCTTTTGTAGCATCTGCAAGCTCTCCATGGGAAGAGAATAAATCTAACTTCATAGATTCTTTCGGAAGTCAGTGTCTTTCTGTGCTTAGAACAATTGGTCTACCTAGTACCACTGTGTTGATCCGT GATTTACCCAGtgatttgaaaaagaagaatgagatgaaaaAGATGTGTGCCTCTCAAATTGCTTCTGAATTTCCTGAGGATTGTAAGTTTTATCCAGCAGATACCAGAGATGAGTTGCATAAG TTTATGTGGTTATTCAAGGCACAAAGGCTTACTGTACCTCACTGGCGAAGTCAACGGCCATATGTTGTGGCTCAGAAG GTTGGGATGGTGGTGGATGATGAAAGCTCAGGAAATTGCACTCTACTTCTCTCTGGTTACTTGCGTGCTCGCAAACTTTCTGTAAATCAGCTG gtCCACGTTTCTGGCGTTGGCGATTTTCAATTctcaaaaattgaaatcttGAAGGATCCATTTCCCttgaatgaaagaaaaaatcagAATACCATGGAGTTGGATGTTTCACATGATGAAGAg GTATTGAAGTCTCTGATTCCTGATCCCATAAAACAAGAGCCTTTAATAGTTGAAAACACTCCAGATCCTCTAGCAGGCGAACAG ACATGGCCAACAGAGGAAGAAATGGCTGAGGCTGATAAAAATCAGAAACAGGGGAAGCTAAAGAAGAGGAATTTGCCGCGAGGGACTTCAGAATATCAG GCTGCTTGGATTGTGGATGACACAGATGAAGAGAATTCTAATGATGGTGAGTCCGATGATGACGGTATGGTCTTGGATAGAGGAGAGGATTCCAACCATGAACGAAGGTATGACCAAGACTTTGAGGATGACGGAAAATCACTGAATGTGCGGGATTTTGATAGTGCAACTCAGAACGACTCTGAAATGATG GACGATGAAGACTTGACAGAGGAACAAATTAAGGaggaaatcaagaaaatcaaagagGCACATGCTGAGGACGAGG AATTTCCTGATGAAGTAGAAACTCCTATTGATGTTCCTGCAAGAAGACGTTTTGCAAAGTACAGGGGTCTCAAATCCTTCAGAACCTCCACGTGGGATCCAAAT GAGTCTTTACCTCAGGACTATGCCAGAATATTTGCTTTTGATAACGTCGCCAGGACTCAAAAGCTTGTGCTCAAGCAAGCTctgaagatggaagaagaagacagagatGACTGTGTACCAACTGGGTCATATGTACGGATGCATATTAAAGAAGTGCCTCTTGGTGCCGCCTCTAAACTATCCCCGCTTGTGAACACGACGAAACCCATTATAGGATTTGGGCTCTTGCAGCATGAATCCAAGATGTCGGTTCTGCATTTTAG CGTGAAGAAGTATGATGGTTACGAAGCTcctattaaaacaaaagaagagctTGTGTTTCATGTTGGTTTCCGTCAATTCATTGCAAG GCCGGTATTTTCAACCGACAATTTTAGCTCGGACAAGCATAAGATGGAAAGATTCCTGCATCCGGGGGGTTTCTCGTTGGCTTCTATTTACGGCCCAATATCTTTCCCACCACTTCCTTTGGTAGTTCTGAAGATTTCTGAAGGGTCGGGTGCTCCTGCCGTTGCTGCCCTTGGTTCCTTGAAAAGCGTTGAAcccaacaaaataattttaaagaagaTAATATTAACTGG GTATCCTCAGAGAGTATCCAAAATGAAAGCTTCAGTCAGATATATGTTCCACAACCCAGAAGATGTGAAATGGTTCAAG CCTGTGGAAGTGTGGTCAAAATGCGGGCGTCGTGGTCGCGTTAAGGAGCCAGTGGGTACTCATG
- the LOC104724456 gene encoding chloride channel protein CLC-c-like codes for MDGDRSEEHHHHDIEIEGGHSFERKISGILDDGSVGFRQPLLARNRKNTTSQIAIVGANSCPIESLDYEIFENDFFKQDWRSRKKIEILQYTFLKWALAFLIGLATGVVGFLNNLAVENIAGFKLLLTGNLMLKEKYFQAFFAFAGCNLILATAAASLCAYIAPAAAGSGIPEVKAYLNGIDAYSILAPSTLFVKIFGSIFGVAAGFVVGKEGPMVHTGACIANLLGQGGSRKYRLTWKWLRFFKNDRDRRDLITCGAAAGVAAAFRAPVGGVLFALEEAASWWRNSLLWRTFFTTAVVAVVLRSLIELCRSGRCGLFGKGGLIMFDVNSGTVLYSTPDLLAVVFLGVVGGVLGSLYNYLVDKVLRTYSLINERGPRFKIMLVMAVSVLSSCCAFGLPWLTQCTPCPIGIGEGKCPSVGRSSIYKSFQCPPNHYNDLSSLLLNTNDDAIRNLFTSRTENEFHISTLAIFFVAVYFLGIITYGIAIPSGLFIPVILAGASYGRLVGRLLGPLSQLDVGLFSLLGAASFLGGTMRMTVSLCVILLELTNNLLMLPLVMLVLLISKTVADCFNKGVYDQIVTMKGLPYMEDHAEPYMRNLVAKDVVSGSLISFSRVEKVGVIWQALKMTRHNGFPVIDEPPFTEDYELCGIALRSHLLVLLQGKRFSKQRTTYGSQILRSCKARDFGKAGLGKGLKIEDLDLSDEEMEMYVDLHPITNTSPYTVLETLSLAKAAILFRQLGLRHLCVVPKTPGRPPIVGILTRHDFMPEHVLGLYPHIDPLK; via the exons ATGGATGGTGATCGGAGCGAagagcatcatcatcatgatataGAGATCGAAGGAGGTCATAGTTTCGAGAGGAAGATATCTGGGATTCTCGATGATGGATCTGTCGGGTTTCGACAGCCTCTTCTCGCTAGGAATCGGAAGAACACTACTTCTCAGATTGCTATTGTCGGAGCTAATTCTTGTCCCATCGAAAGCCTTGATTACGA GATCTTCGAGAATGATTTTTTCAAGCAAGACTGGAGGTCTAGGAAGAAGATTGAGATACTTCAGTATACGTTTCTCAAATGGGCGCTTGCTTTTCTTATTGGTTTAGCCACTGGGGTTGTTGGCTTTTTGAATAACCTTGCTGTTGAGAATATAGCTGGATTCAAGCTCTTGCTTACCGGCAATCTCATGCTCAAGGAAAA ATACTTTCAGGCATTTTTTGCATTTGCTGGCTGTAACTTGATTTTGGCAACTGCTGCTGCTTCACTCTGTGCTTATATTGCTCCGGCGGCAGCAGGATCTGGTATACCTGAGGTTAAAGCATATCTCAATGGTATAGATGCTTACTCAATATTAGCTCCGAGCACCCTCTTTGTTAAG ATCTTTGGCTCTATATTTGGAGTTGCTGCCGGGTTCGTTGTTGGAAAGGAAGGGCCTATGGTGCATACTGGTGCTTGCATAGCTAATTTACTTGGACAAGGAGGTTCTAGAAAGTACCGGCTGACTTGGAAGTGGCTCAGATTCTTCAAAAACGATAGAGACAGAAGAGACCTGATCACTTGCGGGGCTGCTGCTGGTGTCGCAGCTGCCTTCCGTGCTCCAGTTGGGGGTGTGCTTTTCGCTCTTGAAGAAGCTGCTTCATG GTGGAGGAATTCCCTTCTTTGGAGGACTTTCTTCACTACCGCAGTTGTAGCAGTGGTATTACGAAGTTTGATTGAGCTCTGTCGATCTGGAAGATGTGGACTGTTTGGGAAAGGAGGTCTCATCATGTTTGACGTAAACTCGGGAACAGTGCTTTATAGCACTCCAGATTTGCTAGCAGTAGTATTCCTTGGAGTTGTTGGTGGGGTGCTTGGAAGCCTTTATAACTACCTTGTGGACAAAGTCCTCCGCACATATAGCTTAATAAACGA GAGAGGTCCGAGATTTAAAATTATGCTTGTTATGGCAGTTTCTGTTTTGAGCTCGTGTTGCGCATTTGGTCTCCCATGGCTTACACAGTGTACCCCATGTCCTATTGGCATAGGGGAAGGAAAGTGCCCAAGTGTAGGTCGATCCAGCATCTATAAGAGTTTCCAGTGTCCTCCAAACCATTACAATGACCTTTCCTCCCTACTTCTCAACACCAATGATGATGCAATCCGCAATCTTTTCACATCCAGAACTGAAAATGAATTCCATATCTCCACCCTTGCCATATTCTTTGTTGCAGTATACTTCCTTGGCATCATAACATACGGCATAGCCATACCCTCTGGACTTTTCATTCCTGTCATTCTTGCTGGAGCCTCTTATGGACGACTAGTTGGTAGACTGCTGGGTCCACTATCTCAGCTTGATGTAGGTCTGTTTTCTCTGCTTGGAGCTGCTTCCTTCCTTGGAGGCACGATGAGAATGACGGTCTCTCTCTGTGTCATACTGCTTGAGCTTACAAATAATCTCCTGATGCTGCCATTGGTCATGCTTGTACTCCTAATCTCAAAAACGGTTGCAGATTGTTTCAACAAAGGGGTCTACGACCAGATTGTAACAATGAAAGGACTGCCATACATGGAAGACCATGCGGAACCGTACATGCGTAATCTGGTTGCAAAGGACGTAGTTTCTGGATCTTTGATATCCTTTTCGAGAGTTGAAAAGGTCGGGGTGATATGGCAGGCTTTAAAGATGACAAGGCATAATGGTTTCCCTGTAATTGATGAGCCACCTTTCACAGAAGATTATGAGTTATGTGGGATTGCCTTGAGATCCCATCTCCTTGTCCTTCTCCAAGGGAAGAGATTTTCGAAGCAGAGAACAACTTATGGTTCCCAAATTCTTAGAAGTTGCAAAGCCCGTGACTTTGGCAAAGCAGGATTAGGTAAAGGGCTCAAGATTGAAGATTTGGATCTTAGTGATGAGGAGATGGAGATGTATGTTGATCTCCATCCCATCACCAACACATCTCCTTACACTGTGCTTGAGACTCTGTCTCTAGCTAAAGCAGCTATTCTTTTCCGACAACTTGGCCTTCGCCACTTGTGTGTGGTGCCCAAAACACCAGGg AGACCGCCTATTGTTGGAATTCTGACAAGGCATGATTTCATGCCGGAACATGTCCTGGGACTCTACCCTCACATTGATCCCCTCAAGTGA
- the LOC104724448 gene encoding mitotic spindle checkpoint protein MAD1-like, whose product MILRTPPPKRLKSDAGGSPISANASGSGNQLVIYEDSPLPAPAPLQTSNDQSDQHLCTYQCRQMVKADVLDAFSKAEKQVQEYQIQLQTLNANFSEADAERKQLRDNLLYSKQELAAAKGREKMLQEQLLTEINNSQERYTKELQSCHELEVKLQNEMNLRKKAESSAATAEEKAKLLEDKLTQLSGSVDREKKRLNNDIAQLGKEAKLSVSRIGADLERMQCRAQNAETESNLLRSQLEHLKLKFDECLQEKTEVDKLLSSFTSQTASSSDNSVLIKHLQEEVKRYEAEVQEARKLKSRHVDAELLKVKLLEENSRRERAESELSKLHELQQSMENMNNELSSWKSLLNEIPGVSCPDDIVMKFSTLQNEVVQSSLKIGEASTRFKQLEVALEATQLGRQNAETEAALAKEKSEALKTDVKRIEVMLSLVTEEKEQLKAVVNELRKSTSERSVPGAGATDGTLIQEFESSLAKKENYLKDLENDLSQLKDVNNRLRSEIELLNEKLVDEARRNKSLERDSDRLRSEISLLESKLGHGDYSAANTRVLRMVNTLGVENEAKQTIEALQAELQKAKERLQAVEELKNQSGDAGKLVDSHITGKISQLKEQIATLEKREERYKTVFADRISVFRRACCELFGYKIVMDEHQRPNGIPVTRFTLQSIYAQSDDEKLEFEYESGNTSILNNGYASQGEIAKQIEIFIRKFNSIPAFTANLTMESFNRRTLY is encoded by the exons ATGATTTTGAGAACTCCGCCGCCGAAAAGGCTCAAGTCCGACGCTGGAGGCAGCCCTATCTCCGCCAACGCCTCTGGTTCCGGCAATCAGCTAGTCATCTACGAAGATTCTCCTCTTCCTGCTCCTGCTCCGCTGCAAACTTCGAATGATCAGTCCGATCAACACCTTTGCACTTACCAATGTCGCCAAATG GTTAAAGCTGATGTTCTAGATGCATTTAGCAAAGCGGAGAAGCAAGTTCAGGAATATCAGATTCAATTACAGACTCTAAATGCCAACTTCAGCGAAGCAG ATGCGGAGAGAAAGCAATTACGAGATAATTTATTATACTCAAAGCAAGAACTGGCTGCTGCTAAAGGGCGTGAAAAGATGCTTCAAGAGCAGCTCCTTACGGAGATCAACAATTCCCAAGAGCGGTATACCAAAGAACTTCAATCTTGCCATGAACTGGAG GTAAAACTTCAAAATGAAATGAACCTTCGAAAGAAAGCAGAGTCTTCTGCTGCAACAGCTGAAGAAAAAGCTAAACTTTTGGAGGATAAACTAACTCAGCTATCTGGAAGTGTTGACAGGGAGAAAAAACGTCTCAACAATGATATTGCCCAATTGGGTAAAGAAGCAAAGCTTTCTGTCTCTAGGATTGGTGCAGAT CTTGAAAGGATGCAATGTAGGGCACAAAACGCAGAGACGGAATCAAATCTTTTAAGATCACAGCTAGAGCATCTTAAACTCAAATTTGACGAG TGTTTGCAAGAAAAGACTGAAGTAGACAAGTTGCTGTCGTCATTCACTTCACAGACAGCATCTTCTTCGGATAACAGTGTATTAATTAAACATCTTCAGGAGGAAGTTAAACGCTAT GAAGCAGAAGTGCAAGAAGCTAGAAAGTTAAAATCACGGCATGTAGATGCTGAGTTGTTGAAAGTGAAATTGCTAGAAGAAAATAGCCGTAGGGAGAGGGCAGAGTCAGAGTTATCAAAATTGCATGAATTGCAGCAAAGCATGGAGAATATGAACAATGAATTGTCCTCTTGGAAGTCATTGCTAAATGAAATTCCTGGTGTATCCTGTCCTGATGACATAGTTATGAAATTCTCTACGCTACAGAA TGAGGTGGTTCAAAGCTCTTTGAAGATTGGGGAAGCAAGTACACGTTTTAAACAACTGGAGGTGGCTCTGGAGGCTACACAACTTGGCAGACAGAATGCTGAAACTGAGGCTGCATTAGCGAAAGAGAAATCTGAGGCTCTCAAAACAGATGTGAAGAGGATTGAAGTAATG ctCTCTTTGGTCACTGAGGAGAAAGAACAGTTGAAAGCTGTTGTTAATGAATTAAGGAAGTCAACCAGTGAAAGATCTGTGCCTGGGGCAGGGGCCACAGATGGAACCCTTATTCAG GAGTTTGAATCTTCTCTTGCAAAGAAGGAGAACTATCTAAAGGATTTGGAGAATGATCTAAGTCAACTGAAGGATGTCAATAATCGCCTACGTAGTGAAATAGAACTTCTAAATGAGAAACTAGTCGATGAAGCAAGGAGGAATAAGTCGCTGGAAAGGGACAGTGATCGTCTTCGTTCCGAGATTTCTTTACTGGAGTCAAAG CTGGGTCATGGTGATTATTCTGCTGCAAATACAAGGGTTTTGCGCATGGTGAATACTCTTGGTGTTGAAAATGAGGCAAAACAAACAATAGAGGCTTTACAGGCTGAGTTGCAGAAGGCAAAAGAAAGACTTCAAGCTGTTGAAGAATTGAAGAACCAGTCTG GAGATGCTGGGAAGCTAGTTGACTCTCATATAACTGGAAAGATTTCTCAACTAAAAGAGCAAATTGCTACGCTTGAAAAACGTGAAGAGAG GTACAAAACTGTTTTCGCTGATAGAATTTCCGTGTTTAGAAGAGCTTGTTGTGAGCTTTTTGGGTATAAG ATTGTAATGGATGAACATCAGCGTCCCAATGGAATCCCAGTGACTCGGTTTACTCTCCAGTCTATATATGCTCAAAGTGATGATGAAAAACTTGAGTTTGAATACGAGTCAGGAAACACCAGTATTCTA AACAATGGGTATGCCTCTCAGGGTGAGATAGCGAAGCAG ATAGAAATATTCATAAGGAAGTTTAACTCGATTCCAGCTTTTACAGCCAATTTAACGATGGAATCATTCAACCGCCGCACACTATATTGA
- the LOC104724431 gene encoding pre-rRNA-processing protein TSR1 homolog isoform X2: MVHSQVQVNKAHKTKFSSKSSRKLHKTSHQDGGRIRKSDSSSVKGAKAARVQRGKMLREQKRAAVLKEKRASGGLNSAPRVIVLFPLSASVELNSLGQDVLKLLASDGSGIASSTVASSEYKLRATVLKAPHGDILTCMEMAKVADLMAFVASASSPWEENKSNFIDSFGSQCLSVLRTIGLPSTTVLIRDLPSDLKKKNEMKKMCASQIASEFPEDCKFYPADTRDELHKFMWLFKAQRLTVPHWRSQRPYVVAQKVGMVVDDESSGNCTLLLSGYLRARKLSVNQLVHVSGVGDFQFSKIEILKDPFPLNERKNQNTMELDVSHDEEVLKSLIPDPIKQEPLIVENTPDPLAGEQTWPTEEEMAEADKNQKQGKLKKRNLPRGTSEYQAAWIVDDTDEENSNDGESDDDGMVLDRGEDSNHERRYDQDFEDDGKSLNVRDFDSATQNDSEMMDDEDLTEEQIKEEIKKIKEAHAEDEEFPDEVETPIDVPARRRFAKYRGLKSFRTSTWDPNESLPQDYARIFAFDNVARTQKLVLKQALKMEEEDRDDCVPTGSYVRMHIKEVPLGAASKLSSLVNTTKPIIGFGLLQHESKMSVLHFSVKKYDGYEAPIKTKEELVFHVGFRQFIARPVFSTDNFSSDKHKMERFLHPGGFSLASIYGPISFPPLPLVVLKISEGSGAPAVAALGSLKSVEPNKIILKKIILTGYPQRVSKMKASVRYMFHNPEDVKWFKPVEVWSKCGRRGRVKEPVGTHGAMKCIFNGVVQQHDIVCMNLYKRAYPKWPERLYPQLL, encoded by the exons ATGGTACACTCTCAAGTTCAAGTTAACAAAGCTCACAAGACTAAATTCTCCTCTAAATCTTCTCGCAAACTCCACAAAACATCACACCAAG ATGGCGGCAGGATTAGGAAATCGGATAGTAGCTCTGTTAAAGGTGCTAAAGCTGCTCGTGTTCAGCGTGGCAAGATGCTTAGAGAGCAGAAAAGGGCTGCAgttttgaaagagaagagagcatCAGGAGGATTAAACAGTGCTCCTCGTGTTATC GTCTTGTTTCCCCTCTCGGCTTCTGTTGAGTTGAATTCACTTGGTCAAGATGTTTTAAAGTTACTAGCTTCTGATGGTTCTGGTATTGCTTCTTCAACGGTTGCATCTTCTGAGTATAAGCTAAGAGCAACT GTGTTAAAGGCGCCTCATGGAGATATTTTGACATGTATGGAAATGGCCAAG GTTGCTGATTTGATGGCTTTTGTAGCATCTGCAAGCTCTCCATGGGAAGAGAATAAATCTAACTTCATAGATTCTTTCGGAAGTCAGTGTCTTTCTGTGCTTAGAACAATTGGTCTACCTAGTACCACTGTGTTGATCCGT GATTTACCCAGtgatttgaaaaagaagaatgagatgaaaaAGATGTGTGCCTCTCAAATTGCTTCTGAATTTCCTGAGGATTGTAAGTTTTATCCAGCAGATACCAGAGATGAGTTGCATAAG TTTATGTGGTTATTCAAGGCACAAAGGCTTACTGTACCTCACTGGCGAAGTCAACGGCCATATGTTGTGGCTCAGAAG GTTGGGATGGTGGTGGATGATGAAAGCTCAGGAAATTGCACTCTACTTCTCTCTGGTTACTTGCGTGCTCGCAAACTTTCTGTAAATCAGCTG gtCCACGTTTCTGGCGTTGGCGATTTTCAATTctcaaaaattgaaatcttGAAGGATCCATTTCCCttgaatgaaagaaaaaatcagAATACCATGGAGTTGGATGTTTCACATGATGAAGAg GTATTGAAGTCTCTGATTCCTGATCCCATAAAACAAGAGCCTTTAATAGTTGAAAACACTCCAGATCCTCTAGCAGGCGAACAG ACATGGCCAACAGAGGAAGAAATGGCTGAGGCTGATAAAAATCAGAAACAGGGGAAGCTAAAGAAGAGGAATTTGCCGCGAGGGACTTCAGAATATCAG GCTGCTTGGATTGTGGATGACACAGATGAAGAGAATTCTAATGATGGTGAGTCCGATGATGACGGTATGGTCTTGGATAGAGGAGAGGATTCCAACCATGAACGAAGGTATGACCAAGACTTTGAGGATGACGGAAAATCACTGAATGTGCGGGATTTTGATAGTGCAACTCAGAACGACTCTGAAATGATG GACGATGAAGACTTGACAGAGGAACAAATTAAGGaggaaatcaagaaaatcaaagagGCACATGCTGAGGACGAGG AATTTCCTGATGAAGTAGAAACTCCTATTGATGTTCCTGCAAGAAGACGTTTTGCAAAGTACAGGGGTCTCAAATCCTTCAGAACCTCCACGTGGGATCCAAAT GAGTCTTTACCTCAGGACTATGCTAGAATATTTGCTTTTGATAACGTCGCCAGGACTCAAAAGCTTGTGCTCAAGCAAGCCctgaagatggaagaagaagacagagatGACTGTGTACCAACTGGGTCATATGTACGAATGCATATTAAAGAAGTGCCTCTTGGTGCCGCCTCTAAACTATCCTCGCTTGTGAACACGACGAAACCCATTATAGGATTTGGGCTCTTGCAGCATGAATCCAAGATGTCGGTTCTGCATTTTAG CGTGAAGAAGTATGATGGTTACGAAGCTcctattaaaacaaaagaagagctTGTGTTTCATGTTGGTTTCCGTCAATTCATTGCAAG GCCGGTATTTTCAACCGACAATTTTAGCTCGGACAAGCATAAGATGGAAAGATTCCTGCATCCGGGGGGTTTCTCGTTGGCTTCTATTTACGGCCCAATATCTTTCCCACCACTTCCTTTGGTAGTTCTGAAGATTTCTGAAGGGTCGGGTGCTCCTGCCGTTGCTGCCCTTGGTTCCTTGAAAAGCGTTGAAcccaacaaaataattttaaagaagaTAATATTAACTGG GTATCCTCAGAGAGTATCCAAAATGAAAGCTTCAGTCAGATATATGTTCCACAACCCAGAAGATGTGAAATGGTTCAAG CCTGTGGAAGTGTGGTCAAAATGCGGGCGTCGTGGTCGCGTTAAGGAGCCAGTGGGTACTCATG